In the Phycisphaerales bacterium genome, GCCCGTCCTCCTCGGCGCCGACCGCGTCACCGGCGGTCACAATCCGCGTCGGCCGCACCTGCAGGGGTATCGCGTTGGAGGAAGCAACGGCGTACTGCCCGGTTTCGATGTCGAAGTACGGCAATTCGATCGCCGGGATCTCGGTCACGGAATCGCGCAGCGGCCGGATGACTTCTTCGTAGATCAGTTGTCCGTTGCGCCGCTCGGGCTCGGAGTGCGAGGGCGTGATGCGGAACTGATCTCGAAAGCCGGGCTGCTGGGCCAGATCGATGCGAGGATCGCGCAGCACGGCGCCGTCCGCGCCGATCCGGATCGTCAGCGTGATCGGATCGCCGACGTTCACATCCGCAGCCGAAGCTGCCGCAGAGATGCGGTAGCGCCCAATGAGCCCGGAGAAGTTCGCCGGGCGACCTTCGGCGGGCAGCGGTTTGACGTTGAGTCGGATCGCGTTGGAGGGAACGGACACGCGCTCAACCTGGTCATCTTCAAAGAACGACCTTGACGGCCGCACGATGACTTCGCAACTGAGCGTGGCCGGACCGAGTTCGAATTCGCCTTCCGCAACCGGAACGATCAGCCGGCGCACGGTAAACGTGTCGTACTGGTTGCCGTCGAGCGTCGCCTGTCCCCGCTCGCCGCGCGCCCGGCTGCCGAGGAAGTCGATCGTCGCCTGGCGCCCGGCGAACTGGGCCGCGTCGGGCGAGTCGTAGGTTTCGAAGCGGCCGTCAAGCCCGGGCATGCGGATCGACACGTTCTGAATCGTCGCGCTCAGATAGAGCGTGGCGCGCAGTTCGATCGCTTCGCCGACGTATGGCGAGGTGTTGTCCACTTCGAGCCGCAGGCGCACGTCCGAGCGGCTCTGGGGTTCGCGCACGCTCACGGTGAGCGGGCTGGTGTGGTACTCCTGGCCGTCCACGGTGACGCTCAGCGCGGGGATGGTCTGGAGGCCGCTGCGCTGAAAGACGACCTGGTAGGTGAAGATGTAGCCTTCGAAGTGATTCTCCTGCCGGCGGCCGTTGATGATGACCGTGGATGAGTGCGAGATGTTCTGCCCGCCGCGCGGCTGCACGTCGATGCCGTCAAGGCGCGGCCAGACCGGCTCGGCCGGCGACGGCGAGCCGTTCACGCTCACCTGCAGCGTCACGGGCTGGCCGACGTAGACGCTGCGCTCGGCGATGGCCGCGCTGACCTCAACCTGCGCCAGACCAGCGCGCGGCGCCAGCGCCACAAGCAGCAGACCCACCAGAACTGCCCAGATGAAACTCACTCGAAATCTTCGACTCATGCTGTGGTCACCAATCCTTTTCCACCGGCTGCGATCGACGGATCCGCGCCCGCTCGGCCCGCTGACGGATCTCGCGTCTCTCCCGTTCGCGATCAAGCAGCCACTGCACGGCCTGCTCGCCGGGGTCCACCTGCTGTTCGGGCTGGCCGGCCTGTGGCTGCGCACCCGGCGCCTGCTGCTGCTCGCTCTGGGGCTGTTGGGCCTGCTGCCCCTCGGGCGGTTGTTGGCCGCCCTCCTGCTCACTCGGCTGTTGGTTCTGCTGCTGGGCCGGTGACGGCTGCCCCTCATCAGGCCGCAACTGCTCCGCCGCGTCGCGCAGGTGCTCGGCCGCCTGCTGCTGGTGCTGCTGCGCCTGCTCCAGTTCGTCCTCGCTGAGCGACTGCGAAGCCTGCTCCTGCTCCTGCCGCGCGGCGTCGAGCGACTGCTGCGCTTTTTCGAGCGACTCGCGCACGTCCGACTGGTCCACCGGCGCCATCTCGGGCGGCACCTGGTTCTGCGACTGCTCGCGGGCGTCATTGGACCGGTCCGGCTCTGACTGCCCGCCCTGCTCCGGCTGGCCGGCCTGCTGATCCTGCTGAGTTGATTGCTGCTGCGCCTGCTGCTGCCCGAGCATCTCATCTACCTGCTGCTGCAACTGCTTCGTCAGCTCATTGAGTTGCGACTGCATCTGCTCAAGTTGTTCGCGCGTCGGCGTCTGAGACTCCTGCTGCTGCGCGTCCTGCTGGGTCTGCGGCGTCTGCGACTCGCCCTGCTCCTGCTGCGACCGCTGCTGCTGCTGTTGCGACTGGGTCTGCTGCTGCTGACCCTGCTGCTGACCCTGCTGCTGGTCTTGCTGCTGCTGGTCTTGCTGTTGCTGCTGCTGTCGGGTCTGGTCGGCAGCCTGCTGCTGCTGGCGGGCGAGTTGCTCCGCCTGCTGGGCCGCATCCTGGCGCTGCTGCTGCATCTGCTTCATCTGCTCGAGCGCCTGCTCAATCTGACGTTGTGCCATGCGGGCAAACTCAAGGTTGCGAGCCGCATCCACATCATCGGGGCTGCGGCGCACCACGTCGCGGAACGTCGCCTCCGCCCGCTGCAGCGTGGACAGCGCCGCCTTGGGATCCTGCTGCACCTGCTGCTGCGCCTGCTCAAGCAGGAGCCGGCCGATGTTGTAGTGCGCGGCATCCGCCAGCGCGGGCGGACACTGCCGCGTCGCCTCGACCTGGCGGAACAGATCCATCGCTTCATCGATTTGACCGAGACTGGAAAGCGCGACGGCTTTATTGAAGGTTGCTTCGATGGGGGCGTCTTCACGGCGCATCGCTTCGTCGTAGAGCGTCGCCGCCTGCTTCAGATCGCCGGCGCGATACTGCTCGTTGCCCTGCTGCACGAGCTGCCGCGCATCGGCCTGCCCCAGCGCCGCTCCACCGGCCAGCAGCGCCAGGCCGGCCGCGCAAGCCGCGACGAACCGCCGCCATTCAGAGTGTCGTGCGTTTGCGGCCACTGATCAGCCCTTCCATGAAAACAAGACTTAGCGCCAGACCGAGAAAGATCTGGAACTTCTCTTCGTATCGGACCGTTTCGGTCGTCGCCATCTCCCTCTGCTGCGCCTGCCTGATCAATTGTTCATACACCTTGTCCAGTTCGATGGTTCCGGTCGAGACGTTGAGATACTGCCCGCCCTGGCTCGCCAGCGCCATCTCCCGCAGCGTCTTCGCATCCAGGCGCGACAGGACCGGCTTACCTTCATGCGTCACGAATGATGGCCGGCCGTATTCATCGGTGATGGGGATGCGCGTCCCGACGTTCTCATCGCCGATGCCGATGGCGATGATGCGGATGCCCGCCTCGCCCGCGGCCCGTGCGGCCTCGACGGGAAAGCTGTCCATGTCTTCGCCATCGGTGATCAGAATAATGTCCTTGTGGCTGGCCTCGTCGGTGTCGAAGACTTCGCGCGTAGCCAGGCGGATGGCGTCGCCGATGAGCGTGCCGCCGCGGTTGACGCTGTCGGGCCCGAGGTTCTCCAGCGCCATGCGCGCAAAGCCGTAGTCGTGCGTGAGGGGGCACTTGACAACGGCCGAGCCCGCAAAGGCCACGATGGCCACGCGATCGCCGCGCACGCCGGCCAGAGCGTCGCGCACCCACATCTTCGTGCGCTCGAGACGACTGGGCGCCAGGTCTTCGGCGAGCATACTGCGCGAGACGTCGATGACAAAGCACACATCGCGCCCCAGGCGCCGGACCTCCTGCGGCGTGGCGTTCCACTGCGGCCGCGCGAGGCCCAGCGCGATCGCCCCCAGCGCGCCCAGCAGCAGGATCGACTTGAACACCGGCCGCACGCGGCTGGCCGAGGCGGCCAGCTCGGGCAGCAGTTTCGCATCCGCCAGCCGGCGCAGCAGCACCGAGCGCCGGTAAAGCGAGTAACCCATCACCACCGCCACCGCCGGCAGCACCCACAGCGCCACGAGGAATCGATCGTCTCCCAGATGCATCACGGCACCCTCCGCAGCAGCGTGGAAGCCAGGAGCAGTTCGGCGAGCAGCAGCGCCCCGGCCGCGAGCGTCCACGGCACGAATTGCTCCTCGTACGACGTATATTCCTTCGAGTGAATCTCCGTCTTCTCGAGGCGGTCGATCTCGCGGTAGATGTCATCGAGCGTCTGCTCGTCTCCCGCGCTGCGGTACGCGCCGCCGGTCATTTCGGCGATGCGGTTGAGCAGTTGCTCGTTGAAGGCGCCGCCGCCGGCAAACACCTGCCGCTCGCCATCGGGCGTCTGGATGGTCATCATGCCCGAGCCGCCGCCGATTCCCACGGCGTAGATCTTGATGCCCCACTCGGCGCACAGCCGCGCCGCCTGTGGGGCTGCGATCTCCGTCACGTTTTCATCGCCGTCGGTGAGCAGCACGATGACCTTGCTCTTGATCTTGAAGTCGGGATCGGTTTCATCCTTCTCGCGCTCGGCGAGTTCGCTCTCGGCATCCTTGAGGCGGGCCGCGGCGAGCGCGAGGCCTTCGCCAATAGCCGTGCCGGCGTCTACCGACTGCGGATGCGCGAGTTGAATCGAGTTGATGAGATCGCCCAGGGTTTCATGGATGCGCACAAGCGGGGAGACCGTCTCGGCGAAGCGGCCGAACGTGACCAGTCCGATCAGGTCATCCGGGCGGCCCTCCAGACCGCGGTCATTGCCTTCGATGAACTCGCGGCAGAGTCGTTTGACGACGTCGATGCGCGTCGTGCCGCGGCGCGGGTCGAGTTGCTGGTTCATGCTCCACGAGCGATCGACCACGAACATGAGCGCGACGCCCTCGGCCGTAGTGCGCACTTCGCCGATGCCCTTCTGGGGCCGGGCCAGCGCCACGATCAGACACAGCAGCCCGATGGTGCGCATGATCGGCAGCGTCGGCAGCAGGCGCGTGCGCCACGACGGCCGCACGCCGGCCACCAGGGCGCGCGACGAGAATCGCAGCGACGGCCGGCGGCCGCGCCAGCAGCTCAGCCACGCCAGCAGCGGCGCCAGCGGCAGCAGGAGCAGCAGCCAGGGTGTCGCGAAGTGCGGCATCACGCCACCGCCTCCTCAGTCGAGAGCCTGCGGGCCGAGCCATCCGGCGCCAGTTCGATGATCGCATCTTCGCTCCGGGTGCGGTTGATGAAGGCGCGCACAGTTTCAAGCGTCGCATTCATCTGCGTTGGATCGGGCACGTGTTCGGCAAACTTGACCATGTCGCAGTGATTGAGAAACTCCTCCAGCAGCGCCAGGTCGCTGCGATCGATGGACGTGAACCGGGCCGCGCGCGCCGCTTCGAGGAACTCCTCGGTCGTCTGCTCCGGCGCCCGCACGCCGAAACGATCTTCGATGTAGCGGCGCAGGATCCCTGAGATGCGCTGGTAGAAGAGCTTGTACTGCCCGCGCTCGGTCAGGCCGTCTGCGATGAGCCGGCCCAACTCGGCCAGGGCGATCTCGTGCGCCTTGCGCCGCACCGGTTCGGGCACAGAGGGCCGCCGCGCTCGGGCGATCAGAAATGCCGCCAGCGCGGCCGCAAGAAGCGCGCCGCCGCCGATGCCCGCCCACGCCCACCACGGCCAAGGCACAGGGGCCGGCTCCACCACGCCGCGCAATGCTGCAGGCTGGGGCGACTGCTCACCCGGCGGCCACTCCGACACCACCTCAAGGGGCACGGAAATCGAGTGCAGCACCACGCGGTCATCAGACGTGCTCGCTTCGCCCTTGAGATCGCAGACGATTTCGAAAGGCGCGATCTCCGCCCGCCCGGGCAGGTACGGCTCGATGGTGAACTCGAATCGTTCCTTGCGCTGCGCCGCGCTCGTGCTGAGCGTGACGTGCCGGCTGTCGGCGATGCGCCAGTCCTGCGGCAGCGAGTCGTCGATGCTCACGGCCTTCAGGCTCGCCTCCGCCGGGGCCGTCACGTCAATCGTCAACTCCACCGAGCCGGAGGTCCGCACCTGGCGCGGCTCGAGGGTGATCTTCGCCTGCACCGGCCCTTCCTGTACGCGATGAGAGACCGGTTCGCCGGCACTGTCGGCCGGCGGTGCGTCGCCTCGCTGGGAGCACCCCGCGCCAGCAAGGCAGCAGGCAAGTATCACACTGTACATTCGCGCCGATCTCATCGCCGCCGCTCCCTTCTGCGGAACAGTTGCATGAGCGTCTGAATGAACGGTCGGCCGGTTTCGATTTCGACGTAATCGATGCCGTGCCTGCGGAACCGTTCGCTCAGCCGGCGGTCGGTGTCGCGCATGCGGCTCTCGTACTCCCGCCGCGCGCGGCGCGAGCCGGCGTCGAAGTAGAACCGCTCGCCGGTTTCGGCATCCTCCAGTTCGAGCAGGCCCGCCGCCGGCAGGCCGTGTTCGAGGCGGTCGGTCACGCGGACGGCAATGACGTCGTGGCGCCGGTTGAGCAGCCGCAGCGCCGTGTCGAAGTCGGCCACCATCCGCCCGCCGGGCTTGCCGTTGCTGTGGCCGTTGCGCTCGGCGTGGCGGTGCGTGTCGAGAAAGTCGGAGACGACGAAGACCACGGCCTTGCGCTTGAGCACGCGACCGAGGTATTCGAGGCACACGGCGATGTCGGTGCCGCGCCGGCGCGGGTTGAAGTCGAGCAGTTCGCGAATGAGGCGCTGCACGTGGCGCGAGCCCTTCTTGGGCGGGATGAAGTGCTCGACGTGGTCGGTGAAGATGAGCAGGCCGACCTTGTCGTTGTTGGCGATCGCCGTGTAGGCCAGCACCGCGCACAACTCGGCCGCGGTGCGGTTCTTGAATCGATCCACCGAGCCGAACTGGCCCGAGCCGCTCAGATCGACCGCGAAGATGATCGTCAGCTCGCGCTCTTCGACGAACTTCTTGACGAACGGCGTGCCGGTGCGGGCGGTGACGTTCCAGTCGATGGTGCGCACGTCATCGCCGGGCTGATATTCGCGCACCTCGGCGAACTCCATGCCGCGCCCCTTGAATGCGCTGGAGTACTCGCCTGCAAAGTCCTCGTTCACCGCCCTGCGGGTGAGGATCTGCAACTGCCGAACCTGTCGCATGAGTTCTTCTGTGAGCATTGCTCCTCACCGAATCACCAGATCGTTCGCTCAACATTCAACACGAAGACACGACGACACAAAGAAGAATCGCAGGGATCCATTTGTTTCTGACTCAGGTCTGTCATGCACAACCGATCAACCACTCCTCGACTCTGATGCGTTGGATTCTTTGCGCCTTCGTGTCGTTGTGCCTTCGTGTTCAATCGTTGGACTCACGGCACCGGCACGTGGTCGAAGATCTTCTTGACGATCGCATCGTTGTCCATCCCCTCGGCCTCGGCTTCGTAGCTGGCGATGACGCGGTGGCGCAGCACGTCCAGGCCGACGCTCTTGATGTCCTGAGGCGTCACGTAGCCGCGATGCTGCAGGAACGCGCGCGCCTTGCCCGCCAGCGTCAGAGCCAGCGTCGCGCGCGGCGAAGCGCCGAAGTCGATGAGCCGCGCGATGTCCAGGCCGTATTCCTTCGGCTGGCGCGTCGCGTGGACGATGTCCACGATGTAATCCTTGATCTTGTCGTCGATGAAGATCTGATCGACGACCCGCCGCGCTTCGCGAATCTCATCGAGCGTGATGACCGCCTCGATCGGCGCCCTTGCCTGGGTTGACGCCATGCGGTCGAGCACCTGCCGCTCTTCGGCCTTGCTCGGATAGGTCACCTTCAGCTTGAGCATGAAGCGATCCACCTGCGCTTCAGGCAGCGGATAGGTGCCTTCCTGTTCGATGGGGTTCTGCGTCGCGAGCACGAGGAACGGATCATCCAGCGGGTAGGTCGTGTCGCCGATGGTTACCTGCCGCTCCTGCATGGCTTCGAGCAAAGCGCTCTGCACCTTGGCCGGGGCGCGGTTGATTTCGTCGGCGAGTACGATGTTGGCGAAGATCGGCCCCTTGCGCGGCGTGAAGACGCCTTCGCGCGGGTTGTAGATCAGCGTGCCCACGAGGTCGGCCGGCAGCAGGTCAGGCGTAAACTGCAACCGCTGGAACTTCGCATGAATGGCCTGCGCGAGTGTCGAGACGGTGAGAGTCTTGGCCAGGCCCGGCACGCCTTCGAGCAGCACGTGCCCGTTGGTGAGCAGGCCGATGAGCAGGCCGTCGATCATGTAGCGCTGCCCGACGATCTGCTGCTCGACGGCCGAGACGATGCGGCTGACGAAGGCGCTCTTGTCCTCCACCGTGCGTGCGATTCCCTGAACGTCAACTGCCATCAGTGGCTCCTGTCCGCTGAGTTTCGAATGGCGATCCTATCGGCGGCCGCGGCCGCACGCGCGGCTGTGCGACCTGCCTGCGCGCAACGCTGCCGGCCCGCACAGGTATACAGATGCACGCGCTCCGCGTTTCCGGCATCTGTTGATCATCTCCTGCGATCGCCGCAGGATCGGATTGCCGTTCTACTCGCCCGCCGCGTCGGCCCGCTTCAGATGTTCGGGCGTGTTCACCTGCGCGACCTGCGGCCAGTCGCTTGGCAGCGCGACATCGGAGTGATCGACGCTCTCGATCAGAGAGCGAACCGCCAGACGCCCCTCGTCAAGGCATGACGCCACCGCCGGCAGCAATCCGGCGTGGTAGACGCCGGGAAACGGGTATCGGCGCGATCCGGGTTCTGTGAAGGTCGCCACCTTTGATTCGCTACGCCTGGCGGCCGCGAGCAGTTCGATCCACGCGGGGTGAATTGCCGTGAGATCGCACGAGAAGATGATGATCCAGTCCGAAATGTGGTGCGCGTCAAACAATGCCGCTTCGATTCCGGCGAGCGGCCCGAGACCGGGGCGCCGATCCGCAATCGTGCGCAAGCCGAGGTCGGCGTACTTGTCAGCCGCCTCGGCGACGACAGTGACTTCCCGCGCGACGGGCTGGATCTGGTTCGCCAGCCGCACGATCAGCGGCTTGCCTCCGAGCAGAGCCCGCGCCTTGTCGCTGCCAAAGCGCGAAGATCGCCCCCCGGCGAGGATGTAGACCGGCATCGGCAACATGCGCCATCAGTTTAGCGGCGATGCATGCGTCGCCGCGATACTCAGGGAGCCCATTGGATGCCGTGGTCTAAGCGAGGCTCTGCGAGCGCAGGCCACGCGCAGGCACCATTGTTCACCGAATGACCTTGAACATCTGTCGCACGCTCACGTGGCCTTCCGGCCGCAGAGCCGGCCTCCAGACCACGCCACCCACATCACACCCCGCGCGCAAACTGCTGCTGCGCCCACGACCACGCCGCCACCGTGCGCGGCAAGCCGCACGTATTCATCGCCAGCAGCGTGGCCTGCTCGATCTCCTTCTCGCTCGCCCCGGCCTGCATGGCCCGGCGGACGTGGCTGCGCAGCGCCGAGTCGAGCCCGGCTCCGATGCAGATGCCGATCTTGATCAGCGCCCGTGTCTTCTCATCCAGCGGTCCCGCTTTGTCCACCGTCCGGGCCACGCGCTCGTGCGACTCACCCAGGGCCGGATACTTCGTGATGAAATCCTTGTAGGTCTGCGGCACGGCAGATGACTGCTTCGACTTCGTGGATGATTTCTTCTTGGCCATGAGGTGCCCCGCTCTGAGTAGGGTCCGCCGTGCGGACTGGTGAACGTCCGGCGCGCGTCACATTCGGATCGCGTCGTCCCATTCTATCGGCAGTTGGACGCAGCGCGGCCGACCCTACCTTTTGCACCCCGCGCCGATACACTGGACCCATGCAGTATGGCTTTGTCATCAATCACGAGGACTGCATCGGCTGCCACGCCTGCACCGTCGCGTGCAAGGCGGAGAACGAGGTGCCGGTCGGCTCGTTTCGCACCTCGGTCAAGTACACCGAGCAGGGGCTGTTTCCCGACATCCGCCGCATGTTCCTCGTCCAGCGATGCAACCACTGCACCGACGCCCCCTGCGTGACCATCTGCCCCGTCAATGCTCTGGACAAGCGCAAGGATGGCATCGTCGATCTCGACCGCGACGCCTGCATCGGCTGCAGGGCGTGCATGCAGGCGTGCCCGTATGACGCGATCTATCTGAACGAAGACCTCGGGGCCGTCGAGAAGTGTCACTACTGCGCCCACCGAGTCGAGAAGAACCTCGAGCCGGCGTGCGTCAACGTCTGCCCGGTCGGCGCGATCGTGTCCGGCGACATGGATGATCCTGGATCGCGCATCTCGCTGATGATCCTGAATCGCGAGACGAAAGTCCGTCGGCCTGAACAGGGCACGGGGCCCAACGTCCGCTATATCGGGGCGTCGGATGTGGCGCTCAAGCCCGGCAGCGCCGAGCGGCCCGAGACCTACATCTGGAGCGATCGCCCGCCGCACAAGCTCGACCCCTGGCCCGGGTCGGTGCCGACCACGCCCAACGCGCGAACAGTGCTCGACGCGGGGCACAAGGTCGAGTGGGGCTGGCCGGTGGCGCTCTACCTCGTCACCAAGGGCATCGCGGCCGGCGCCGGCATCCTGGCGCCTTTCAGCCAGTTCCTCGGACTGGAGTTCGGCAGCTGGGCACAGCGCTACATGCCCGAAGTCGTGGCGCTTCTCTTCACCGCGATCACCTGTTTCCTGCTGGTCGAAGACCTCGCCAAGCCGTGGGCGTTCTACCGCATGGTGACGCGGCCGAACTGGACGAGCTGGCTCGTCAAGGGCGGCGTCATCCTCGGCCTGTACATGGTCACCACGCCGCTGGCGATCGTGCTGCGGCTCGTGGAGGTCGACGCCGCCGCCGACATCGTCCGCTGGATCAACGTCCCCATCGCCCTGGCCGTCGCGGGTTACACGGCGTTCCTCTTCGCCCAGTGCAAGGGGCGCGACCTGTGGGAAAGCAAGTGGCTCCTGCCGCACCTGCTTGCGCAGGCGGTCATGCTGGGGAGCGCGGCATTCATCGCATTCACACAGGACGCGTGGACGTGGCTGGGCAGAATCGAGCCGGTCGCAGCCATCGTGCTGCTTGCCTCGCTCGTGGCGCACACGCTCTTTTCGATCAACGAGCGATATGGCTCGCACGCAACAGATAATGCCCGCCAGGCGGCAGGGTTCCTCGGCGTCGTGCGCCTTGGTCCGCTCGGGTGCTTCAGAGGCGGGCTCATCATCGGTGTGGCGCTGGCGGCGCTCGTGGCGCTGCTGCTGCCCGGCGCTGTCATTATCCCGATTCTGCTCGGTCTCTACCTCTACGAATACGCCTTCATCCGCGCCGGCCAGTTGCCGCCGCTGTCATGAACTAGCCATGGAAAACAGCAGCATTTCGCAGTCATGATCGCATCGGATAATCCTTGGTTACTAAACACACGAAGATTCTCGTTTCGGAATTCGTGGGAGTACTTGGCTGGCCGCGGCCAGAGGCGTGTCGTCACGTCGGTCCCCCTGATATCGGAGTGATTGAGTGGTTTAAATGCACTCTCGACAACGGCGCACATCTCCACATCAACGTGTTGCCAGAGTCGTTGTTGGCCAGCGTGCGCTCGCCGCGACATCTGATTTGTACGAACTGGCAACAAGTAAACTGTGGGCGGAGCCGTCTTGCAGCCCGCACAGCAGCCTCTCGCCTCAAGCCTGTACTCGGAATCGAGGTTTACACCGATGCAAATGTGCGACGCCGGTTCCGCAGAGCGTACCCGCAGTATTGTGGGTGGACGAATGAACGGATGATGTCGGCCGACGAATCACCATACTGGCCCGTTGAAAAGCCTCGCGCATCCCGCTGAGTTGATCTGGAGTTGACCACGTGCGTTCACACGATCCTGAGAACATGACGACCACGCCGCTGGAGTCTTTCCCGCCCATGGACCAGTGGGACGACTGGGTGGAGTACGACCCCGCCGCGTGGCCGCGCAAGGTCGAAAAGCGCTACATGCTCGTGCCCACCACCTGCTTCAACTGCGAAGCCGCGTGCGGGCTTGTTGCGTACGTTGAAAAAGAAACACTCGCGATCAAGAAACTCGAAGGCAATCCGCACCACCCCGCCTCGCGCGGCAAGAACTGCGCCAAAGGCCCCGCCACCATCAACCAGGTGAACGATCCCGGCCGCATCCTGTATCCGCTTAAGCGCATCGGGCCGCGCGGCTCGGGCAAGTTCGAGCGCACGACGTGGGACGAGGCCCTCGACGCGATCGCCGCGCGCATCCGCGCAGCGCTCATCGACAACCGCCGCGATGAAGTGATGTACCACGTCGGCCGCCCCGGGCACGACGGCTACATGGACCGCGTCCTCCAGGCGTGGGGCGTCGACGGGCACAACTCCCACACCAACGTGTGCTCATCCGCCGCGCGCGTCGGCTACGCACTGTGGACCGGGGCCGACCGCCCATCGCCCGATCACGCCAACGCCAAGTTCATCCTCATGCTCTCGGCCCACCTCGAGACGGGCCACTACTTCAACCCGCACGCCCAGCGCATCATCGAAGGCAAGAACAACGGCGCGAAGATCTGCGTCATCGACGTGCGCCTCTCCAACACGGCGTCGATGGCCGACCACTGGCTCGCGCCCTGGCCGGGCACCGAGGCGTTTCTGCTGCTGGCCATCGCCAACGTCCTGCTCAACGAGAACCTCTTCAACAGGGAGTACGTGCAGCAGTGGGTGAACTGGCGCGACTACCTGCGCGCCAAGGCGCCGCAGGAGCCTGTCGAGTTCGATCGATTCATCGAGCATCTCAAGGCCCACTACGCCTATGCCTCGCCCGAAGCGGCCGAGAAGGAATGCGGCATTCCCGCCGAGCAGATCCGCACCATCGCCCGCGAGATCGGCGCCGCCGGCTCCGCCCTGGCTACGCACGTCTGGCGCAACGCCGCAGCCGGCAACCTCGGCGGCTGGCAGGTGGCGCGCTGCCTGCAGTTCATTGTCGTTCTGATGGGCGCCATCAACACGCCCGGCGGCACGCACCTCAACAGCAACAACAAGTTCGTGCCGGCGCCGTTCCTCAAACCCCCGCCGCAGAACGTGTGGAGCGAGCTGCTCTACCCGCGGGAGTACCCGCTCGCGTACCACGAACTCTCCTACCTGCTGCCGCACTTTCTGCAGGAAGGCCGCGGCAAGGTCGATGTCTACTTCACCCGCGTCTACAACCCGGTGTGGACGAATCCTGACGGCATGATGTGGGAAAAAGTCCTGCGCGATGAGAGCAAGATCGGCCTGCACGCGGCCCTCACACCGGTGTGGAGCGAAACCGCGCAGTACGCCGACTATATCCTGCCCATGGGCAACGGCGCCGAGCGCCACGACCTCATGAGCCAGGAGACTCACGCGGCCAAGTGGATCAGCTTCCGCCAGCCGGTGCTGCGCGTGGCGCGTGAGCGCGTCGGACAGAACGTCCAACTCACCTGGCAGGCCAACCCCGGCGAAGTCTGGGAAGAAGACGAATTCTGGATCGAACTGTCGTGGCGCATCGATCCCGACGGGGCGCTGGGCGTGAGGAAATATTTCGAGTCCCCCTATCGCGCCGGCCAGAAGATCACGATTGAAGAGTACTACCAGTGGATCTTCGAGAATTCGGTGCCCGGCCTGCCCGACGCCGCGAAGAGAGTCGGCATGACGCCGCTGGAGTACATGAAGCGCCACGGCGCGTTCCTGGTCGAGGCCGACACCTACACGGGTCATCTTGCCAAGCTGAAGGCGGAACAGATGCAGGCCGCCGAGACGCGCGACGACGGGGCCGTCATCAAAGACGGCAAGCCGATCGGCGTGCAAAACGGCGACCACGCCGTAACCGGCTTTGCCACTCCCTCGCGCAAACTCGAGATTTACAGCGACACGATGCAGCAGTGGAACTGGCCTGAGTACGACCTGCCCGCGTACATCGACAGCCACATCCACCGCAAGCACATGGATCGCTCCAAGGGGCAGTACGTTCTCATTCCCACCTTTCGCCTGCCCACGCTCATTCACACGCGCAGCGCCAACGCCAAGTGGCTCTACGAACTCTCCAACACCAACCCCGTGTGGATCCACCCCGAAGACGCGGAGCTGCTGGGCGTGCAGACGACCGATCTCATCCGCGTCGCCACGCGCATCGGCCACTTCGTCAACAAGGTCTGGGTCACCGAGGGCATGCGGCCCGGCGTCATCGCCTGCTCGCACCACCTCGGCCGCTGGCGCCTCTTTGACGACGTCGGCG is a window encoding:
- a CDS encoding molybdenum cofactor guanylyltransferase; translated protein: MLPMPVYILAGGRSSRFGSDKARALLGGKPLIVRLANQIQPVAREVTVVAEAADKYADLGLRTIADRRPGLGPLAGIEAALFDAHHISDWIIIFSCDLTAIHPAWIELLAAARRSESKVATFTEPGSRRYPFPGVYHAGLLPAVASCLDEGRLAVRSLIESVDHSDVALPSDWPQVAQVNTPEHLKRADAAGE
- a CDS encoding carboxymuconolactone decarboxylase family protein, with the translated sequence MAKKKSSTKSKQSSAVPQTYKDFITKYPALGESHERVARTVDKAGPLDEKTRALIKIGICIGAGLDSALRSHVRRAMQAGASEKEIEQATLLAMNTCGLPRTVAAWSWAQQQFARGV
- the nrfD gene encoding polysulfide reductase NrfD, which gives rise to MQYGFVINHEDCIGCHACTVACKAENEVPVGSFRTSVKYTEQGLFPDIRRMFLVQRCNHCTDAPCVTICPVNALDKRKDGIVDLDRDACIGCRACMQACPYDAIYLNEDLGAVEKCHYCAHRVEKNLEPACVNVCPVGAIVSGDMDDPGSRISLMILNRETKVRRPEQGTGPNVRYIGASDVALKPGSAERPETYIWSDRPPHKLDPWPGSVPTTPNARTVLDAGHKVEWGWPVALYLVTKGIAAGAGILAPFSQFLGLEFGSWAQRYMPEVVALLFTAITCFLLVEDLAKPWAFYRMVTRPNWTSWLVKGGVILGLYMVTTPLAIVLRLVEVDAAADIVRWINVPIALAVAGYTAFLFAQCKGRDLWESKWLLPHLLAQAVMLGSAAFIAFTQDAWTWLGRIEPVAAIVLLASLVAHTLFSINERYGSHATDNARQAAGFLGVVRLGPLGCFRGGLIIGVALAALVALLLPGAVIIPILLGLYLYEYAFIRAGQLPPLS
- a CDS encoding molybdopterin-dependent oxidoreductase — protein: MTTTPLESFPPMDQWDDWVEYDPAAWPRKVEKRYMLVPTTCFNCEAACGLVAYVEKETLAIKKLEGNPHHPASRGKNCAKGPATINQVNDPGRILYPLKRIGPRGSGKFERTTWDEALDAIAARIRAALIDNRRDEVMYHVGRPGHDGYMDRVLQAWGVDGHNSHTNVCSSAARVGYALWTGADRPSPDHANAKFILMLSAHLETGHYFNPHAQRIIEGKNNGAKICVIDVRLSNTASMADHWLAPWPGTEAFLLLAIANVLLNENLFNREYVQQWVNWRDYLRAKAPQEPVEFDRFIEHLKAHYAYASPEAAEKECGIPAEQIRTIAREIGAAGSALATHVWRNAAAGNLGGWQVARCLQFIVVLMGAINTPGGTHLNSNNKFVPAPFLKPPPQNVWSELLYPREYPLAYHELSYLLPHFLQEGRGKVDVYFTRVYNPVWTNPDGMMWEKVLRDESKIGLHAALTPVWSETAQYADYILPMGNGAERHDLMSQETHAAKWISFRQPVLRVARERVGQNVQLTWQANPGEVWEEDEFWIELSWRIDPDGALGVRKYFESPYRAGQKITIEEYYQWIFENSVPGLPDAAKRVGMTPLEYMKRHGAFLVEADTYTGHLAKLKAEQMQAAETRDDGAVIKDGKPIGVQNGDHAVTGFATPSRKLEIYSDTMQQWNWPEYDLPAYIDSHIHRKHMDRSKGQYVLIPTFRLPTLIHTRSANAKWLYELSNTNPVWIHPEDAELLGVQTTDLIRVATRIGHFVNKVWVTEGMRPGVIACSHHLGRWRLFDDVGGDRMAACKVEREEVAPGQFRFRKIEKIHAYASSDPDTKRIWWSDGGVHQNLTFPVQPDPISGMHCWHQAVTVSRAAPDDQYGDVFVDTNKSMEVYREWLSRTRPGPGPGGLRRPLWFARAVKPSADAYRMKQ